A section of the Saliniramus fredricksonii genome encodes:
- the lepA gene encoding translation elongation factor 4 has protein sequence MTAETLDNIRNFSIVAHIDHGKSTLADRLIQLTGALTSREMQEQILDSMDIERERGITIKAQTVRLEYPAKDGKTYILNLMDTPGHVDFSYEVSRSLQACEGSLLVVDASQGVEAQTLANVYQALDQDHEIIPILNKVDLPAAEPARIREQIEEVIGLDASDAVEISAKTGLNIEAVLEAIVTRLPPPKGDRKAPLKAMLVDSWYDPYLGVVVLVRVMDGVLRKGMGIKMMGTDASYTIDKVGVFRPKKFDVAELAPGEVGFITAAIKEVADTRVGDTITEEKRPCAQMLPGFKPVQPVVFCGLFPVDAGEFDDLRNAMGRLRLNDASFSFEMESSAALGFGFRCGFLGLLHLEIVQERLSREFDLDLISTAPSVVYKLIMRDGSEQELHNPADMPDVMKIEHVEEPWIRATILTPDEYLGAVLKLCQERRGLQIDLNYVGKRAMVVYDLPLNEVVFDFYDRLKSISKGYASFDYQITDYRQEDLVKMSILVNGEPVDALSMLVHRTRAESRGRAMCEKLKELIPPHMFQIPVQAAIGGKVIARETIRALRKDVTAKCYGGDATRKRKLLEKQKAGKKRMRQFGKVEIPQEAFIAALKMDS, from the coding sequence ATGACCGCCGAAACCCTCGACAACATCCGCAATTTCTCGATCGTCGCCCATATCGATCATGGCAAGTCGACGCTGGCCGATCGCCTGATCCAGCTGACGGGCGCGCTGACCAGCCGGGAGATGCAGGAGCAGATCCTCGATTCGATGGATATCGAGCGTGAGCGCGGCATCACCATCAAGGCGCAGACCGTGCGGCTGGAATATCCGGCCAAGGATGGCAAGACCTATATCCTCAATCTGATGGACACGCCCGGCCATGTGGACTTCTCCTACGAGGTCTCGCGCTCGCTCCAGGCCTGCGAGGGCTCGCTCCTTGTGGTCGATGCCAGCCAGGGCGTCGAGGCGCAGACGCTGGCCAATGTCTACCAGGCGCTCGACCAGGATCACGAGATCATCCCGATCCTCAACAAGGTCGATCTTCCCGCCGCCGAACCGGCGCGGATACGCGAGCAGATCGAGGAGGTGATCGGCCTCGACGCCTCGGATGCCGTCGAGATCTCGGCCAAGACCGGGCTGAATATCGAAGCCGTGCTCGAAGCCATCGTCACCCGCCTGCCCCCGCCGAAGGGTGATCGCAAGGCGCCTCTCAAGGCGATGCTGGTCGATAGCTGGTACGATCCGTATCTGGGCGTGGTCGTGCTGGTGCGCGTCATGGACGGCGTGCTCAGGAAGGGCATGGGCATCAAGATGATGGGCACCGATGCCAGCTACACGATCGACAAGGTCGGCGTGTTCCGCCCCAAGAAATTCGACGTCGCGGAGCTCGCCCCCGGCGAAGTCGGCTTCATCACCGCCGCGATCAAGGAAGTGGCCGATACCCGTGTCGGCGACACCATCACGGAAGAGAAGCGCCCCTGCGCGCAGATGCTGCCGGGCTTCAAGCCGGTCCAGCCGGTGGTGTTCTGCGGCCTGTTCCCGGTCGATGCCGGCGAGTTCGACGATCTGCGCAACGCCATGGGCCGCCTGCGGCTCAACGATGCCAGCTTCTCCTTCGAGATGGAGAGCTCCGCCGCGCTCGGCTTCGGCTTCCGCTGCGGCTTCCTCGGATTGCTGCATCTGGAGATCGTGCAGGAGCGGCTCTCGCGCGAATTCGATCTCGACCTGATCTCGACCGCGCCGTCGGTCGTCTACAAGCTGATCATGCGTGACGGCAGCGAGCAGGAATTGCACAACCCCGCCGACATGCCCGACGTGATGAAGATCGAGCATGTCGAGGAGCCCTGGATCCGCGCCACGATCCTGACGCCCGACGAATATCTCGGCGCCGTGCTCAAGCTCTGCCAGGAGCGGCGCGGCCTGCAGATCGATCTCAATTATGTCGGCAAGCGCGCCATGGTCGTCTACGATCTGCCGCTGAACGAGGTCGTCTTCGATTTCTACGACCGGCTGAAATCGATCTCCAAGGGCTATGCCTCCTTCGATTACCAGATCACGGATTACCGGCAGGAGGATCTCGTCAAGATGTCGATCCTCGTCAATGGCGAGCCGGTGGATGCGCTCTCCATGCTGGTCCACCGCACGCGGGCGGAGAGCCGCGGGCGGGCCATGTGCGAGAAGCTCAAGGAGCTGATCCCGCCGCACATGTTCCAGATCCCCGTCCAGGCGGCGATCGGCGGCAAGGTCATCGCCCGCGAGACCATCCGGGCCTTGCGCAAGGACGTGACCGCCAAATGTTATGGCGGCGACGCCACCCGCAAGCGCAAGCTGCTCGAGAAGCAGAAGGCGGGCAAGAAGCGCATGCGCCAGTTCGGCAAGGTGGAGATCCCGCAGGAAGCCTTCATCGCCGCGCTCAAGATGGACAGCTGA
- a CDS encoding FAD-dependent oxidoreductase gives MAIPGAPQIGVETVAAGFAADFHTGMVIVGAGACGMVAALAARERGADILVVERDAAPSGSTALSAGLIPAAGTRFQRAIGIDDDPETFAADIQRKAHGENDPALVESLARGSASLIEWLSDRYDLPFSLVADFDYPGHSHRRMHGLPSRSGRELVDRLRTACEDTGIDIITERRVTHLHADVSGRVAGVTMRRPDGVIERVGCDKLVLACNGFGGNSDMVRAYLPDIADALYFGHGGNQGEAMLWGEALGARIRHPGAYQGHGNVAHPHGILITWAVIGAGGFQIDRTGRRFWNEAQGYSEAARAVLARPGGEAFSIFDERIAGIAAQFADFRDAQSQGAIREAATIAELAQIIGVPRDALEQTFDEVTRAREGGSDVFGRDLSHVPPLAPPYRAVRVTGALFHTQGGLETDGEGRVRHRDGGFLPNLRAAGGAACGVSGTGDAGYLSGNGLLAATVLGRAAGTWRDA, from the coding sequence ATGGCTATCCCCGGCGCTCCGCAGATCGGCGTCGAGACGGTCGCTGCAGGCTTCGCTGCCGACTTCCACACCGGCATGGTGATCGTCGGCGCTGGCGCCTGCGGCATGGTTGCGGCGCTGGCCGCCCGTGAGCGGGGCGCAGATATCCTCGTGGTCGAACGCGATGCCGCGCCATCCGGCTCGACGGCGCTCTCGGCCGGGCTTATCCCCGCCGCCGGCACACGCTTTCAGCGCGCAATCGGCATCGACGACGACCCGGAAACCTTCGCCGCCGATATCCAGCGCAAGGCCCATGGCGAGAATGATCCCGCGCTGGTCGAGAGTCTGGCACGCGGGTCTGCGTCGCTGATCGAATGGCTGTCGGATCGCTACGATCTGCCCTTCAGCCTCGTCGCCGATTTCGATTACCCTGGCCATTCACACCGGCGCATGCACGGCCTGCCGAGCCGCTCGGGCCGGGAGCTCGTCGACCGGCTGCGCACGGCCTGCGAGGATACGGGAATCGACATCATCACCGAACGGCGTGTCACGCATCTGCATGCGGATGTGTCCGGACGCGTCGCGGGCGTCACGATGCGGCGCCCCGACGGTGTGATCGAACGTGTCGGCTGCGACAAGCTCGTGCTCGCCTGCAACGGTTTCGGCGGTAATTCCGACATGGTGCGCGCATATCTGCCCGATATCGCCGATGCGCTGTATTTCGGTCATGGCGGCAACCAGGGCGAGGCGATGCTCTGGGGTGAGGCACTTGGCGCACGGATCCGCCATCCGGGCGCCTATCAGGGACACGGAAATGTCGCGCATCCCCACGGGATCCTGATCACCTGGGCGGTGATCGGCGCAGGCGGGTTTCAGATCGATCGCACGGGAAGGCGTTTCTGGAATGAGGCGCAGGGCTATTCGGAAGCCGCGCGCGCCGTGCTCGCCCGCCCCGGCGGCGAGGCTTTCAGCATCTTCGACGAACGCATCGCCGGCATCGCCGCACAATTCGCCGATTTCCGCGATGCTCAGAGCCAGGGCGCCATCCGCGAGGCCGCGACGATCGCGGAGCTCGCGCAGATCATCGGCGTGCCACGGGATGCTCTGGAGCAAACCTTCGACGAGGTCACACGGGCCCGCGAGGGTGGCAGCGATGTTTTCGGGCGCGATTTGAGCCACGTGCCGCCACTCGCGCCGCCCTATCGGGCCGTAAGGGTGACGGGGGCCCTGTTTCACACGCAGGGCGGGCTGGAGACCGATGGTGAGGGCCGCGTCCGCCATCGCGACGGCGGCTTCCTGCCCAATCTGCGCGCCGCAGGCGGCGCTGCCTGCGGGGTCTCGGGTACCGGTGATGCGGGATATCTCTCCGGCAACGGGCTACTCGCAGCCACCGTGCTCGGGCGCGCAGCCGGGACATGGCGGGATGCCTGA
- a CDS encoding aspartate aminotransferase family protein, whose product MLSNLATRDVETLIHPYTQLAAFRETGPLILERGEGVWVYDTEGKPYLEGMAGLWCTSLGYSNRELAEAAYEQMLKLPFQHLFSGRSHDPAIELAEKLKEIAPVPVSKVFFTSSGSEANDSQVKLVWYYNNARGRPQKKKIIARLKGYHGVTVASASLTGLPANHTDFDLPIANILHTSCPHHYRFAHEGESEEEFSTRLAAELEEQILREGPDTVAAFIAEPVMGAGGAVVPPAGYFPKIQAVLDRYDVLMIADEVICGFGRLGEMFGSTALDIRPDSISAAKAITSAYAPLGAVMLNEDMYQAMLDESRKIGVFGHGFTYSGHPVSCAVAIKTLEIYQREDIVGKVRARAPHFQNRVTALEQHPLIGESRGMGLIAGMEIVADKATKRQYDPKKGVAAKTVTFAQEEGLIVRSLAGDRIALCPPLIITEEEIDALFDRLERALDKTLDWVTREGLT is encoded by the coding sequence GTGCTGTCCAATCTCGCCACCCGCGATGTCGAAACCCTGATCCATCCCTATACACAGCTCGCGGCCTTCCGCGAGACCGGGCCGCTCATCCTGGAGCGCGGCGAGGGTGTCTGGGTCTACGATACCGAGGGCAAGCCCTATCTCGAGGGCATGGCCGGGCTCTGGTGCACCTCGCTCGGCTATTCGAACCGGGAACTGGCCGAAGCGGCCTACGAGCAGATGCTCAAGCTGCCCTTCCAGCATCTGTTTTCCGGGCGCAGCCATGATCCTGCGATCGAGCTCGCGGAGAAGCTGAAGGAGATCGCGCCGGTGCCGGTCTCGAAGGTGTTCTTCACCTCGTCCGGCTCGGAGGCCAATGACAGCCAGGTCAAGCTGGTCTGGTATTACAACAACGCGCGCGGGCGCCCGCAGAAGAAGAAGATCATCGCCCGGCTCAAGGGCTATCATGGCGTTACCGTCGCCTCCGCCTCGCTGACGGGGCTGCCGGCCAACCATACCGATTTCGATCTGCCCATCGCCAATATCCTGCATACTTCCTGCCCGCACCATTACCGCTTCGCACATGAGGGCGAGAGCGAGGAGGAATTCTCCACCCGTCTCGCCGCCGAGCTCGAGGAGCAGATCCTGCGCGAGGGCCCCGATACGGTCGCCGCCTTCATTGCCGAGCCGGTGATGGGCGCGGGCGGAGCCGTGGTGCCGCCGGCGGGGTACTTCCCGAAGATCCAGGCGGTGCTTGATCGCTACGATGTGCTTATGATCGCCGACGAGGTGATCTGCGGCTTCGGGCGTCTGGGCGAGATGTTCGGCTCTACCGCCCTCGATATCCGCCCCGACAGCATCTCCGCCGCCAAGGCGATCACCTCAGCCTATGCCCCGCTGGGCGCGGTGATGCTCAACGAGGACATGTATCAGGCCATGCTGGACGAGAGCCGCAAGATCGGTGTGTTCGGCCACGGCTTCACCTATTCCGGCCACCCGGTTTCCTGCGCGGTGGCAATCAAGACGCTGGAGATCTACCAGCGTGAGGATATCGTCGGGAAGGTGCGTGCCCGCGCGCCGCATTTCCAGAACCGCGTCACCGCGCTGGAACAGCACCCCCTGATCGGTGAATCGCGCGGCATGGGACTGATCGCCGGGATGGAGATCGTGGCCGACAAGGCAACGAAGCGGCAATACGATCCGAAGAAAGGCGTCGCGGCGAAGACGGTGACCTTCGCCCAGGAGGAAGGCCTGATCGTGCGCTCGCTCGCCGGCGACCGCATCGCGCTCTGCCCGCCGCTGATCATCACCGAGGAAGAGATCGACGCCCTGTTCGACCGGCTCGAACGCGCCCTCGACAAGACCCTCGACTGGGTGACGCGGGAAGGTCTCACCTGA
- a CDS encoding GbsR/MarR family transcriptional regulator, with translation MNLPPLVQTFVLHFGEMGSRWGVNRTVGQIYALLFVSPEPLNADEIVEALGVSRSNVSMGLKELQAWNLVRLRHKPGDRREYFGTPEDIWVIVRTLIEERKKREIDPTLSLLRETLMERPESEFERHAQERMREMHDLIDMLTDWYADMRAIETERLVQLMKLGSKISRVLEFRDRLGFSGKRNDPPSSDDEERSR, from the coding sequence ATGAACCTTCCCCCGCTGGTACAGACATTCGTTCTGCATTTCGGAGAAATGGGCTCGCGCTGGGGTGTGAACCGCACCGTCGGCCAGATCTACGCCCTGCTCTTCGTCTCCCCCGAACCGCTCAATGCGGACGAGATCGTCGAGGCACTTGGCGTGTCGCGATCCAACGTCAGCATGGGGCTGAAAGAGCTCCAGGCCTGGAACCTCGTGCGCCTGCGCCACAAGCCGGGCGACCGGCGCGAGTATTTCGGCACGCCCGAGGATATCTGGGTGATCGTGCGCACGCTGATCGAGGAGCGCAAGAAGCGCGAGATCGATCCGACGCTCTCGCTCCTGCGCGAAACCCTGATGGAGCGCCCGGAATCGGAATTCGAGCGGCATGCACAGGAGCGCATGCGCGAGATGCACGATCTCATCGACATGCTCACCGACTGGTATGCCGACATGCGCGCCATCGAGACCGAGCGGCTGGTGCAACTCATGAAGCTCGGCTCGAAGATTTCCCGCGTGCTGGAATTCCGGGACCGTCTCGGTTTTTCCGGCAAACGCAATGATCCCCCCTCCTCCGATGACGAGGAGCGTTCACGATGA
- a CDS encoding cytochrome ubiquinol oxidase subunit I encodes MDTLILSRIQFGANITFHILFPTITIALGWVLLFFKLRYNRTGEMAWMDAYKFWVKVFALTFALGVVSGVTMSFQFGTNWPGFMESVGNVAGPLLAYEILTAFFLEATFLAVMLFGFNRVSNRIHTLATVLVAFGTTMSAFWILVLNSWMHTPQGFEMRDGVAFVTDWWEVIFNPSMPYRLTHMLLASGLTVAFLVAGVSAYRLLRGDRSEGVGKALRTGVVMAALLIPAQIFAGDMHGLNTLEHQPQKIAAMEGNWETRGNVPLVLFTLPDEQARENRFEIAIPNGASLILKHDPAGVVPGLNDFVREDGSVAHPPVAPVFFAFRIMVGIGMLMLVASWYGGWQLYRRGTLPPWMLRGFVAMTFSGWVATVAGWYVTEIGRQPWLVSGVLTTAEAVTTTPVGMVASTLAMYLAIYAALTAAYVWTLFHLARRDGASATLGQAVTPEVRVAKGGGRIAGPVPAE; translated from the coding sequence ATGGACACTCTGATCCTGTCCCGAATCCAGTTCGGGGCGAACATCACCTTCCACATTCTCTTTCCGACGATCACCATCGCGCTCGGCTGGGTGCTGCTCTTCTTCAAGCTGCGCTACAACCGCACCGGCGAGATGGCCTGGATGGATGCCTACAAGTTCTGGGTGAAGGTCTTCGCCCTGACCTTCGCGCTCGGCGTCGTCTCGGGCGTGACCATGTCCTTCCAGTTCGGCACCAACTGGCCGGGATTCATGGAGAGCGTCGGCAATGTGGCCGGGCCGCTGCTCGCCTACGAGATCCTGACCGCGTTTTTCCTTGAGGCGACCTTCCTCGCGGTAATGCTGTTCGGGTTCAACCGGGTCTCGAACCGCATCCACACCCTCGCCACCGTGCTTGTCGCCTTCGGCACGACCATGTCGGCCTTCTGGATTCTCGTGCTGAATTCCTGGATGCACACGCCCCAGGGTTTCGAGATGCGCGACGGCGTGGCGTTCGTGACCGACTGGTGGGAGGTGATCTTCAACCCCTCCATGCCCTATCGCCTGACGCATATGCTGCTCGCCTCGGGCCTGACCGTCGCCTTCCTGGTCGCGGGCGTCTCGGCCTATCGCCTTCTGCGCGGGGACCGCTCGGAGGGCGTCGGCAAGGCGCTGCGCACCGGTGTTGTCATGGCCGCGCTGCTGATCCCGGCCCAGATCTTCGCCGGCGACATGCACGGTCTCAACACGCTGGAGCACCAGCCCCAGAAAATCGCAGCAATGGAGGGCAATTGGGAGACGCGCGGCAATGTGCCTCTCGTGCTGTTCACGCTGCCCGATGAGCAGGCCCGCGAGAACCGGTTCGAGATCGCGATCCCCAACGGCGCGAGCCTGATCCTCAAGCATGATCCCGCCGGCGTGGTGCCGGGGCTGAATGACTTCGTGCGCGAGGACGGCTCGGTCGCGCATCCGCCCGTGGCCCCCGTCTTCTTTGCCTTCCGGATCATGGTCGGGATCGGCATGCTGATGCTGGTCGCTTCCTGGTATGGCGGCTGGCAGCTCTATCGTCGCGGCACGCTCCCGCCCTGGATGCTGCGCGGCTTCGTGGCCATGACCTTCTCCGGCTGGGTGGCGACGGTGGCCGGCTGGTATGTGACGGAGATCGGGCGCCAGCCCTGGCTGGTCAGCGGTGTCCTCACCACGGCGGAAGCCGTCACCACGACGCCGGTCGGCATGGTGGCCTCGACGCTCGCCATGTATCTCGCCATCTACGCGGCGCTGACGGCGGCTTATGTCTGGACGCTGTTCCACCTCGCCCGCCGCGACGGCGCCTCGGCCACTCTCGGCCAGGCGGTGACCCCGGAGGTCCGCGTCGCAAAGGGCGGCGGTCGCATCGCCGGACCGGTTCCGGCGGAGTGA
- a CDS encoding cytochrome d ubiquinol oxidase subunit II — MDALFGGESWLPVAFVGLMGASILLYVILDGYDLGVGILSGLTSQHKDRMIASIGPFWDANETWLVLAVGLLLVAFPFAQGVILGALYLPVAVMLLGLILRGVAFDFRAKVDPAQKVWWDRAFFGGSLLTALSQGYMLGLYILGFERTLVNVAFAGLVAVGLAAAYAFIGAGWLILKSEGALQERAVGWARVSLWLSAIGLAAVSITTPLVSERIFEKWFAMPYLLMLAPIPLITGALIIALHHVLKVLPNHTDQLSWAPFSGAIAVIFLAFYGLAYSFYPYVVPEQMTVWEAAAADESLMIMFIGACIVLPLIGLYTSFIYRIFSGKTQDLRYY; from the coding sequence ATGGACGCGTTATTCGGAGGTGAATCCTGGCTGCCCGTGGCCTTTGTCGGGCTGATGGGTGCCTCGATCCTGCTCTATGTTATCCTTGACGGATACGATCTCGGTGTCGGCATCCTGTCCGGGCTGACAAGCCAGCACAAGGACAGGATGATCGCCTCGATCGGCCCGTTCTGGGATGCCAACGAGACCTGGCTGGTGCTGGCTGTCGGGCTGTTGCTTGTCGCCTTTCCCTTCGCGCAGGGCGTTATTCTCGGGGCGCTCTACCTGCCGGTGGCGGTGATGCTGCTCGGGCTGATCCTGCGCGGTGTCGCTTTCGATTTCCGCGCCAAGGTCGATCCGGCGCAGAAAGTCTGGTGGGATCGCGCCTTCTTCGGCGGGTCGCTGCTGACCGCGCTCTCGCAGGGTTACATGCTGGGGCTCTACATCCTCGGCTTCGAGCGCACGCTGGTCAATGTCGCATTCGCGGGGCTCGTCGCAGTGGGGCTGGCTGCGGCCTATGCCTTCATCGGGGCTGGCTGGCTGATCCTCAAGAGCGAGGGCGCGCTGCAAGAGCGTGCGGTGGGCTGGGCCAGAGTCTCGCTGTGGCTGAGCGCCATCGGGCTTGCCGCCGTCTCGATCACGACGCCGCTCGTCTCCGAGCGCATCTTCGAGAAGTGGTTCGCCATGCCCTATCTTCTGATGCTCGCGCCGATCCCGCTGATCACGGGAGCGCTGATCATCGCCCTGCACCATGTGCTGAAGGTGCTGCCCAACCATACCGACCAGCTCAGCTGGGCACCGTTTTCCGGGGCGATCGCCGTGATCTTTCTCGCCTTCTACGGGCTGGCCTATTCGTTCTACCCCTATGTGGTGCCCGAGCAGATGACGGTGTGGGAGGCCGCTGCCGCCGATGAATCGCTGATGATCATGTTCATCGGCGCCTGCATCGTGCTGCCCCTGATCGGGCTCTATACGAGCTTCATCTACCGGATCTTCTCCGGCAAGACCCAGGATCTGCGCTATTACTGA
- a CDS encoding isocitrate lyase/PEP mutase family protein: MTTPTLKTRLGQPDILIAPGVYDGLTASLAEAAGAQALYLSGAAVAYTRLGRPDIGLTSMTEMADTMALIRDRVALPVIIDADNGFGNALNAQRTMRVYERAGASALQVEDQSYPKRCGHLSDKTLIATSEMAGKIAAMADARASDETLIIARTDAIAVEGFEAAIERAEAYLAAGADMLFIEAPRSGEELQRICDIFKGRAKLMANMVEGGHTPITAAPDLEKLGFDLVIFPGGIVRALARTAEQYYASLMANGSNRPFTEHMFDFAELNQRIGTPGLLADGKRYDGGAQ, encoded by the coding sequence ATGACCACGCCCACTTTGAAGACGCGCCTGGGACAGCCCGATATCCTGATCGCCCCGGGCGTCTATGACGGCCTCACCGCATCACTCGCGGAAGCGGCAGGGGCGCAGGCCCTGTATCTGTCGGGCGCCGCCGTCGCCTATACCCGGCTCGGACGCCCCGATATCGGGCTTACCTCCATGACCGAGATGGCCGATACCATGGCGCTGATCCGCGACCGGGTGGCGCTGCCCGTGATCATCGATGCCGATAACGGTTTCGGCAATGCGCTCAACGCCCAGCGCACCATGCGCGTCTATGAGCGCGCCGGCGCCTCCGCCCTGCAGGTGGAGGATCAAAGCTATCCCAAACGCTGCGGCCACCTCTCCGACAAGACATTGATCGCGACCTCGGAGATGGCCGGCAAGATCGCCGCCATGGCTGATGCGCGGGCAAGCGACGAGACGCTGATCATCGCACGTACCGATGCCATCGCCGTGGAGGGGTTCGAGGCGGCGATCGAACGCGCCGAGGCCTATCTGGCGGCAGGCGCCGATATGCTCTTCATCGAGGCCCCGCGCTCCGGCGAGGAACTGCAGCGCATCTGCGATATCTTCAAGGGCCGCGCGAAACTGATGGCCAACATGGTCGAGGGCGGGCACACCCCCATCACCGCCGCCCCCGATCTCGAAAAGCTCGGCTTCGATCTCGTGATCTTCCCCGGCGGCATCGTGCGCGCGTTGGCCCGCACGGCGGAGCAGTATTATGCCAGCCTGATGGCCAACGGCTCGAACCGGCCCTTCACGGAGCACATGTTCGATTTCGCAGAGCTCAACCAGCGCATCGGCACGCCGGGTCTGCTCGCCGACGGCAAACGCTATGATGGCGGGGCTCAGTAA
- a CDS encoding cysteine hydrolase: MARISAIDPRRTALLTIDLQNDFLHPEGAYGRAGQSSEAIAALPARIRPLADRLRKAGGHYISAQFTLVPGRDGEPLISAHLKELRPFLGKGDFLPGAFGHNLVATLAPADFTIEKVAYSAFYQTRLEFVMREAGIDTLIIGGIVTNGGVASTVRDAHLRDIATILLSDGCAAFREEVHGATLVSLDSVTQVMSCVDTLAMLGNEP, from the coding sequence ATGGCACGGATCAGCGCGATCGACCCGCGCCGCACGGCGCTCCTGACCATCGATCTGCAGAACGATTTCCTGCATCCGGAAGGCGCCTATGGCCGGGCCGGCCAGAGCTCGGAAGCGATCGCGGCCCTGCCGGCACGCATCCGCCCGCTGGCCGATCGCCTGCGCAAGGCGGGCGGACACTACATCTCGGCCCAGTTCACCCTGGTGCCGGGACGCGACGGCGAGCCGCTGATCTCGGCCCATCTGAAGGAACTGCGCCCCTTCCTCGGCAAGGGCGACTTTCTGCCGGGCGCCTTCGGGCACAATCTTGTCGCGACCCTCGCGCCCGCCGATTTCACCATCGAGAAGGTCGCCTACAGCGCGTTCTACCAGACCCGCCTTGAATTCGTGATGCGCGAGGCGGGAATCGACACGCTGATCATCGGCGGCATCGTCACCAATGGCGGCGTCGCCAGCACCGTGCGCGACGCGCATCTGCGTGATATCGCAACGATTCTCCTCAGCGATGGTTGCGCCGCCTTCCGCGAGGAGGTGCACGGGGCCACGCTGGTTTCGCTGGACAGCGTCACGCAGGTGATGAGCTGCGTCGATACGCTCGCCATGCTGGGGAATGAACCATGA